One part of the Chiroxiphia lanceolata isolate bChiLan1 chromosome 14, bChiLan1.pri, whole genome shotgun sequence genome encodes these proteins:
- the LOC116793890 gene encoding phosphatidylinositol-binding clathrin assembly protein isoform X1, producing MMSGQSITDRITAAQHSVTGSAVAKAVCKATTHEVMGPKKKHLDYLIQCTNEMNVNIPQLADTLFERTANSSWVVVFKALITTHHLMMYGNERFIQYLASRNTLFNLNNYLDKSAMQGYDMSTFIRRYSRYLNEKALSYRLVAVDFTKMKRGIDGVMRTMNPEKLLKTLPIIQNQLDALLDFDANPNELTNGVINAAFMLLFKDSIRLFAAYNEGIINLLERYFDMKKNQCKEGLDIYKKFLARMTKLSEFLKVAEQVGIDQGDIPDLTQRIPGKAPSSLLEALEQHLASVEGKKTKEVSAASRASALSSAVSSLANTGMSFSRMDEKEKQQALEEEQVRLQALKEQRLREISVVSNSTSTSASPSTLSGKSVNTTVAVDLFAAPAPTTNSMPNLSSDLFDLQPAFVPTVQSTPAISTSASSAWGGPFSSSNGCVGSPPHLDIFDMKPVEEAVKSATPFINSSFSSKQTVELFSDDFSGHKPTYASVYHPLTVDGFPLHSAPPNTTSSTINVDFDAVFGGKSSAPEYRTASDDVLQPTVPPQSQRATVASQQSGKILANDLDSSLANLVGNLGFGGTPSKKSDMQWSQPTEKKLTGGTNWQAKTSTSTTWNPTPLPTIPHMNGVHYPGYVPAPITYPLTTPQVPVYGMVPPQVGAAPLMAPQSMMYTQPGLRPTNPFAPVSETQIQFM from the exons ATGATGTCGGGGCAGTCGATCACCGACCGCATCACGGCGGCGCAGCACAGCGTGACCGGCTCGGCCGTGGCCAAGGCTGTGTGCAAGGCGACGACCCACGAGGTGATGGGCCCCAAGAAGAAGCACCTGGACT ATCTAATACAGTGCACAAATGAAATGAATGTGAATATTCCACAGTTGGCAGACACACTCTTTGAGAGAACTGCAAACAGTAGCTGGGTTGTAGTGTTCAAAGCTCTAATTACAACACACCACCTCATGATGTATGGAAACGAG CGCTTTATCCAGTATCTTGCATCCCGAAATACTTTGTTCAACTTAAATAACTACCTGGACAAAAGTGCCATGCAGG GCTATGATATGTCTACCTTCATTAGGCGATACAGCAGATACTTGAATGAAAAAGCACTTTCATATAGACTTGTAGCAGTTGACTTCACCAAAATGAAAAGAGG GATAGATGGAGTGATGAGAACTATGAATCCTGAAAAGCTTCTGAAAACCCTTCCAATCATACAGAACCAGCTTGATGCACTCCTTGATTTTGAT GCAAATCCAAATGAACTAACAAATGGTGTTATAAATGCTGCCTTTATGCTCCTCTTTAAAGATTCCATTAGACTTTTTGCAGCATACAATGAAGGGATTATTAATCTTTTAG AAAGATATTTTGATATGAAGAAGAACCAGTGCAAAGAAGGCTTGGATATTTACAAAAAATTTCTCGCCAGAATGACCAAACTGTCAGAATTCCTCAAAGTAGCAGAG CAAGTTGGAATTGATCAGGGTGACATTCCAGATCTTACTCAG aGGATCCCTGGCAAG gCACCCAGTAGCTTGcttgaggcactggaacagcatTTGGCTTctgtggagggaaagaaaacaaaagaagtctctgctgccagcag AGCTAGTGCCCTATCCAGTGCTGTTTCCTCACTTGCCAATACAGGAATGTCATTCAGCAGGAtggatgagaaagaaaagcagcaggcaTTGGAGGAGGAACAAGTTAGACTGCAGGCCCTGAAG GAGCAGCGATTAAGAGAGATTTCTGTAGTATCAAATTCCACTTCCACATCAGCATCCCCAAGCACTTTATCAGGAAAAAGTGTGAATACCACTGTAGCTGTTGACCTCTTTGCTGCACCAGCACCCACAACAAATAG CATGCCCAACCTTTCTAGTGATCTTTTTGATCTTCAGCCTGCATTTGTTCCAACTGTGCAGAGTACTCCAGCTATATCAACATCAGCAAGCAGTGCTTGGGGAG GTCCTTTCTCGTCTTCAAATGGTTGTGTTGGTTCTCCACCTCATCTGGACATCTTTGACATGAAGCCAGTTGAAGAAGCTGTAAAATCTGCCACCCCTTTCAtcaattcttctttttcctccaaacaAACGGTGGAACTGTTTAGtg ATGACTTTAGTGGTCATAAACCTACATATGCTTCTGTGTATCATCCTCTGACTGTTGatg gtttccCTCTTCATTCAGCTCCTCCAAATACCACCTCTTCAACAATTAATGTGGACTTTGATGCTGTTTTTGGAGGAAAATCTTCAGCACCAGAGTACAGGACTGCAAGTG ATGATGTCTTGCAACCCACAGTACCACCACAAAGTCAAAGAGCCACTGTAGCCAGCCAGCAAAGTGGAAAAATTTTGGCAAATGACCTCGATTCTTCACTTGCTAATCTAGTAGGAA ATCTTGGCTTTGGAGGAACTCCATCCAAAAA gTCAGACATGCAGTGGTCCCAGCCTACAGAGAAAAAACTTACTGGTGGAACTAACTGGCAAGCAAAAACAAGCACATCAACCACATGGAACCCGACTCCCCTACCCACCATTCCACACATG AATGGAGTACACTATCCTGGATAT GTACCTGCTCCTATCACATACCCATTGACCACACCTCAAGTGCCTGTATATGGAATG GTACCTCCTCAGGTTGGAGCTGCTCCTTTGATGGCACCCCAGTCAATGATGTATACACAGCCTGGTCTAAGGCCAACAAATCCTTTTGCACCTGTTTCTGAAACTCAG ATACAGTTTATGTAG
- the LOC116793890 gene encoding phosphatidylinositol-binding clathrin assembly protein isoform X2, with product MMSGQSITDRITAAQHSVTGSAVAKAVCKATTHEVMGPKKKHLDYLIQCTNEMNVNIPQLADTLFERTANSSWVVVFKALITTHHLMMYGNERFIQYLASRNTLFNLNNYLDKSAMQGYDMSTFIRRYSRYLNEKALSYRLVAVDFTKMKRGIDGVMRTMNPEKLLKTLPIIQNQLDALLDFDANPNELTNGVINAAFMLLFKDSIRLFAAYNEGIINLLERYFDMKKNQCKEGLDIYKKFLARMTKLSEFLKVAEQVGIDQGDIPDLTQAPSSLLEALEQHLASVEGKKTKEVSAASRASALSSAVSSLANTGMSFSRMDEKEKQQALEEEQVRLQALKEQRLREISVVSNSTSTSASPSTLSGKSVNTTVAVDLFAAPAPTTNSMPNLSSDLFDLQPAFVPTVQSTPAISTSASSAWGGPFSSSNGCVGSPPHLDIFDMKPVEEAVKSATPFINSSFSSKQTVELFSDDFSGHKPTYASVYHPLTVDGFPLHSAPPNTTSSTINVDFDAVFGGKSSAPEYRTASDDVLQPTVPPQSQRATVASQQSGKILANDLDSSLANLVGNLGFGGTPSKKSDMQWSQPTEKKLTGGTNWQAKTSTSTTWNPTPLPTIPHMNGVHYPGYVPAPITYPLTTPQVPVYGMVPPQVGAAPLMAPQSMMYTQPGLRPTNPFAPVSETQIQFM from the exons ATGATGTCGGGGCAGTCGATCACCGACCGCATCACGGCGGCGCAGCACAGCGTGACCGGCTCGGCCGTGGCCAAGGCTGTGTGCAAGGCGACGACCCACGAGGTGATGGGCCCCAAGAAGAAGCACCTGGACT ATCTAATACAGTGCACAAATGAAATGAATGTGAATATTCCACAGTTGGCAGACACACTCTTTGAGAGAACTGCAAACAGTAGCTGGGTTGTAGTGTTCAAAGCTCTAATTACAACACACCACCTCATGATGTATGGAAACGAG CGCTTTATCCAGTATCTTGCATCCCGAAATACTTTGTTCAACTTAAATAACTACCTGGACAAAAGTGCCATGCAGG GCTATGATATGTCTACCTTCATTAGGCGATACAGCAGATACTTGAATGAAAAAGCACTTTCATATAGACTTGTAGCAGTTGACTTCACCAAAATGAAAAGAGG GATAGATGGAGTGATGAGAACTATGAATCCTGAAAAGCTTCTGAAAACCCTTCCAATCATACAGAACCAGCTTGATGCACTCCTTGATTTTGAT GCAAATCCAAATGAACTAACAAATGGTGTTATAAATGCTGCCTTTATGCTCCTCTTTAAAGATTCCATTAGACTTTTTGCAGCATACAATGAAGGGATTATTAATCTTTTAG AAAGATATTTTGATATGAAGAAGAACCAGTGCAAAGAAGGCTTGGATATTTACAAAAAATTTCTCGCCAGAATGACCAAACTGTCAGAATTCCTCAAAGTAGCAGAG CAAGTTGGAATTGATCAGGGTGACATTCCAGATCTTACTCAG gCACCCAGTAGCTTGcttgaggcactggaacagcatTTGGCTTctgtggagggaaagaaaacaaaagaagtctctgctgccagcag AGCTAGTGCCCTATCCAGTGCTGTTTCCTCACTTGCCAATACAGGAATGTCATTCAGCAGGAtggatgagaaagaaaagcagcaggcaTTGGAGGAGGAACAAGTTAGACTGCAGGCCCTGAAG GAGCAGCGATTAAGAGAGATTTCTGTAGTATCAAATTCCACTTCCACATCAGCATCCCCAAGCACTTTATCAGGAAAAAGTGTGAATACCACTGTAGCTGTTGACCTCTTTGCTGCACCAGCACCCACAACAAATAG CATGCCCAACCTTTCTAGTGATCTTTTTGATCTTCAGCCTGCATTTGTTCCAACTGTGCAGAGTACTCCAGCTATATCAACATCAGCAAGCAGTGCTTGGGGAG GTCCTTTCTCGTCTTCAAATGGTTGTGTTGGTTCTCCACCTCATCTGGACATCTTTGACATGAAGCCAGTTGAAGAAGCTGTAAAATCTGCCACCCCTTTCAtcaattcttctttttcctccaaacaAACGGTGGAACTGTTTAGtg ATGACTTTAGTGGTCATAAACCTACATATGCTTCTGTGTATCATCCTCTGACTGTTGatg gtttccCTCTTCATTCAGCTCCTCCAAATACCACCTCTTCAACAATTAATGTGGACTTTGATGCTGTTTTTGGAGGAAAATCTTCAGCACCAGAGTACAGGACTGCAAGTG ATGATGTCTTGCAACCCACAGTACCACCACAAAGTCAAAGAGCCACTGTAGCCAGCCAGCAAAGTGGAAAAATTTTGGCAAATGACCTCGATTCTTCACTTGCTAATCTAGTAGGAA ATCTTGGCTTTGGAGGAACTCCATCCAAAAA gTCAGACATGCAGTGGTCCCAGCCTACAGAGAAAAAACTTACTGGTGGAACTAACTGGCAAGCAAAAACAAGCACATCAACCACATGGAACCCGACTCCCCTACCCACCATTCCACACATG AATGGAGTACACTATCCTGGATAT GTACCTGCTCCTATCACATACCCATTGACCACACCTCAAGTGCCTGTATATGGAATG GTACCTCCTCAGGTTGGAGCTGCTCCTTTGATGGCACCCCAGTCAATGATGTATACACAGCCTGGTCTAAGGCCAACAAATCCTTTTGCACCTGTTTCTGAAACTCAG ATACAGTTTATGTAG
- the LOC116793890 gene encoding phosphatidylinositol-binding clathrin assembly protein isoform X3 produces MMSGQSITDRITAAQHSVTGSAVAKAVCKATTHEVMGPKKKHLDYLIQCTNEMNVNIPQLADTLFERTANSSWVVVFKALITTHHLMMYGNERFIQYLASRNTLFNLNNYLDKSAMQGYDMSTFIRRYSRYLNEKALSYRLVAVDFTKMKRGIDGVMRTMNPEKLLKTLPIIQNQLDALLDFDANPNELTNGVINAAFMLLFKDSIRLFAAYNEGIINLLERYFDMKKNQCKEGLDIYKKFLARMTKLSEFLKVAEQVGIDQGDIPDLTQRIPGKAPSSLLEALEQHLASVEGKKTKEVSAASRASALSSAVSSLANTGMSFSRMDEKEKQQALEEEQVRLQALKEQRLREISVVSNSTSTSASPSTLSGKSVNTTVAVDLFAAPAPTTNSMPNLSSDLFDLQPAFVPTVQSTPAISTSASSAWGGPFSSSNGCVGSPPHLDIFDMKPVEEAVKSATPFINSSFSSKQTVELFSDDFSGHKPTYASVYHPLTVDGFPLHSAPPNTTSSTINVDFDAVFGGKSSAPEYRTASDDVLQPTVPPQSQRATVASQQSGKILANDLDSSLANLVGNLGFGGTPSKKSDMQWSQPTEKKLTGGTNWQAKTSTSTTWNPTPLPTIPHMVPAPITYPLTTPQVPVYGMVPPQVGAAPLMAPQSMMYTQPGLRPTNPFAPVSETQIQFM; encoded by the exons ATGATGTCGGGGCAGTCGATCACCGACCGCATCACGGCGGCGCAGCACAGCGTGACCGGCTCGGCCGTGGCCAAGGCTGTGTGCAAGGCGACGACCCACGAGGTGATGGGCCCCAAGAAGAAGCACCTGGACT ATCTAATACAGTGCACAAATGAAATGAATGTGAATATTCCACAGTTGGCAGACACACTCTTTGAGAGAACTGCAAACAGTAGCTGGGTTGTAGTGTTCAAAGCTCTAATTACAACACACCACCTCATGATGTATGGAAACGAG CGCTTTATCCAGTATCTTGCATCCCGAAATACTTTGTTCAACTTAAATAACTACCTGGACAAAAGTGCCATGCAGG GCTATGATATGTCTACCTTCATTAGGCGATACAGCAGATACTTGAATGAAAAAGCACTTTCATATAGACTTGTAGCAGTTGACTTCACCAAAATGAAAAGAGG GATAGATGGAGTGATGAGAACTATGAATCCTGAAAAGCTTCTGAAAACCCTTCCAATCATACAGAACCAGCTTGATGCACTCCTTGATTTTGAT GCAAATCCAAATGAACTAACAAATGGTGTTATAAATGCTGCCTTTATGCTCCTCTTTAAAGATTCCATTAGACTTTTTGCAGCATACAATGAAGGGATTATTAATCTTTTAG AAAGATATTTTGATATGAAGAAGAACCAGTGCAAAGAAGGCTTGGATATTTACAAAAAATTTCTCGCCAGAATGACCAAACTGTCAGAATTCCTCAAAGTAGCAGAG CAAGTTGGAATTGATCAGGGTGACATTCCAGATCTTACTCAG aGGATCCCTGGCAAG gCACCCAGTAGCTTGcttgaggcactggaacagcatTTGGCTTctgtggagggaaagaaaacaaaagaagtctctgctgccagcag AGCTAGTGCCCTATCCAGTGCTGTTTCCTCACTTGCCAATACAGGAATGTCATTCAGCAGGAtggatgagaaagaaaagcagcaggcaTTGGAGGAGGAACAAGTTAGACTGCAGGCCCTGAAG GAGCAGCGATTAAGAGAGATTTCTGTAGTATCAAATTCCACTTCCACATCAGCATCCCCAAGCACTTTATCAGGAAAAAGTGTGAATACCACTGTAGCTGTTGACCTCTTTGCTGCACCAGCACCCACAACAAATAG CATGCCCAACCTTTCTAGTGATCTTTTTGATCTTCAGCCTGCATTTGTTCCAACTGTGCAGAGTACTCCAGCTATATCAACATCAGCAAGCAGTGCTTGGGGAG GTCCTTTCTCGTCTTCAAATGGTTGTGTTGGTTCTCCACCTCATCTGGACATCTTTGACATGAAGCCAGTTGAAGAAGCTGTAAAATCTGCCACCCCTTTCAtcaattcttctttttcctccaaacaAACGGTGGAACTGTTTAGtg ATGACTTTAGTGGTCATAAACCTACATATGCTTCTGTGTATCATCCTCTGACTGTTGatg gtttccCTCTTCATTCAGCTCCTCCAAATACCACCTCTTCAACAATTAATGTGGACTTTGATGCTGTTTTTGGAGGAAAATCTTCAGCACCAGAGTACAGGACTGCAAGTG ATGATGTCTTGCAACCCACAGTACCACCACAAAGTCAAAGAGCCACTGTAGCCAGCCAGCAAAGTGGAAAAATTTTGGCAAATGACCTCGATTCTTCACTTGCTAATCTAGTAGGAA ATCTTGGCTTTGGAGGAACTCCATCCAAAAA gTCAGACATGCAGTGGTCCCAGCCTACAGAGAAAAAACTTACTGGTGGAACTAACTGGCAAGCAAAAACAAGCACATCAACCACATGGAACCCGACTCCCCTACCCACCATTCCACACATG GTACCTGCTCCTATCACATACCCATTGACCACACCTCAAGTGCCTGTATATGGAATG GTACCTCCTCAGGTTGGAGCTGCTCCTTTGATGGCACCCCAGTCAATGATGTATACACAGCCTGGTCTAAGGCCAACAAATCCTTTTGCACCTGTTTCTGAAACTCAG ATACAGTTTATGTAG
- the LOC116793890 gene encoding phosphatidylinositol-binding clathrin assembly protein isoform X4: MMSGQSITDRITAAQHSVTGSAVAKAVCKATTHEVMGPKKKHLDYLIQCTNEMNVNIPQLADTLFERTANSSWVVVFKALITTHHLMMYGNERFIQYLASRNTLFNLNNYLDKSAMQGYDMSTFIRRYSRYLNEKALSYRLVAVDFTKMKRGIDGVMRTMNPEKLLKTLPIIQNQLDALLDFDANPNELTNGVINAAFMLLFKDSIRLFAAYNEGIINLLERYFDMKKNQCKEGLDIYKKFLARMTKLSEFLKVAEQVGIDQGDIPDLTQAPSSLLEALEQHLASVEGKKTKEVSAASRASALSSAVSSLANTGMSFSRMDEKEKQQALEEEQVRLQALKEQRLREISVVSNSTSTSASPSTLSGKSVNTTVAVDLFAAPAPTTNSMPNLSSDLFDLQPAFVPTVQSTPAISTSASSAWGGPFSSSNGCVGSPPHLDIFDMKPVEEAVKSATPFINSSFSSKQTVELFSDDFSGHKPTYASVYHPLTVDGFPLHSAPPNTTSSTINVDFDAVFGGKSSAPEYRTASDDVLQPTVPPQSQRATVASQQSGKILANDLDSSLANLVGNLGFGGTPSKKSDMQWSQPTEKKLTGGTNWQAKTSTSTTWNPTPLPTIPHMVPAPITYPLTTPQVPVYGMVPPQVGAAPLMAPQSMMYTQPGLRPTNPFAPVSETQIQFM; the protein is encoded by the exons ATGATGTCGGGGCAGTCGATCACCGACCGCATCACGGCGGCGCAGCACAGCGTGACCGGCTCGGCCGTGGCCAAGGCTGTGTGCAAGGCGACGACCCACGAGGTGATGGGCCCCAAGAAGAAGCACCTGGACT ATCTAATACAGTGCACAAATGAAATGAATGTGAATATTCCACAGTTGGCAGACACACTCTTTGAGAGAACTGCAAACAGTAGCTGGGTTGTAGTGTTCAAAGCTCTAATTACAACACACCACCTCATGATGTATGGAAACGAG CGCTTTATCCAGTATCTTGCATCCCGAAATACTTTGTTCAACTTAAATAACTACCTGGACAAAAGTGCCATGCAGG GCTATGATATGTCTACCTTCATTAGGCGATACAGCAGATACTTGAATGAAAAAGCACTTTCATATAGACTTGTAGCAGTTGACTTCACCAAAATGAAAAGAGG GATAGATGGAGTGATGAGAACTATGAATCCTGAAAAGCTTCTGAAAACCCTTCCAATCATACAGAACCAGCTTGATGCACTCCTTGATTTTGAT GCAAATCCAAATGAACTAACAAATGGTGTTATAAATGCTGCCTTTATGCTCCTCTTTAAAGATTCCATTAGACTTTTTGCAGCATACAATGAAGGGATTATTAATCTTTTAG AAAGATATTTTGATATGAAGAAGAACCAGTGCAAAGAAGGCTTGGATATTTACAAAAAATTTCTCGCCAGAATGACCAAACTGTCAGAATTCCTCAAAGTAGCAGAG CAAGTTGGAATTGATCAGGGTGACATTCCAGATCTTACTCAG gCACCCAGTAGCTTGcttgaggcactggaacagcatTTGGCTTctgtggagggaaagaaaacaaaagaagtctctgctgccagcag AGCTAGTGCCCTATCCAGTGCTGTTTCCTCACTTGCCAATACAGGAATGTCATTCAGCAGGAtggatgagaaagaaaagcagcaggcaTTGGAGGAGGAACAAGTTAGACTGCAGGCCCTGAAG GAGCAGCGATTAAGAGAGATTTCTGTAGTATCAAATTCCACTTCCACATCAGCATCCCCAAGCACTTTATCAGGAAAAAGTGTGAATACCACTGTAGCTGTTGACCTCTTTGCTGCACCAGCACCCACAACAAATAG CATGCCCAACCTTTCTAGTGATCTTTTTGATCTTCAGCCTGCATTTGTTCCAACTGTGCAGAGTACTCCAGCTATATCAACATCAGCAAGCAGTGCTTGGGGAG GTCCTTTCTCGTCTTCAAATGGTTGTGTTGGTTCTCCACCTCATCTGGACATCTTTGACATGAAGCCAGTTGAAGAAGCTGTAAAATCTGCCACCCCTTTCAtcaattcttctttttcctccaaacaAACGGTGGAACTGTTTAGtg ATGACTTTAGTGGTCATAAACCTACATATGCTTCTGTGTATCATCCTCTGACTGTTGatg gtttccCTCTTCATTCAGCTCCTCCAAATACCACCTCTTCAACAATTAATGTGGACTTTGATGCTGTTTTTGGAGGAAAATCTTCAGCACCAGAGTACAGGACTGCAAGTG ATGATGTCTTGCAACCCACAGTACCACCACAAAGTCAAAGAGCCACTGTAGCCAGCCAGCAAAGTGGAAAAATTTTGGCAAATGACCTCGATTCTTCACTTGCTAATCTAGTAGGAA ATCTTGGCTTTGGAGGAACTCCATCCAAAAA gTCAGACATGCAGTGGTCCCAGCCTACAGAGAAAAAACTTACTGGTGGAACTAACTGGCAAGCAAAAACAAGCACATCAACCACATGGAACCCGACTCCCCTACCCACCATTCCACACATG GTACCTGCTCCTATCACATACCCATTGACCACACCTCAAGTGCCTGTATATGGAATG GTACCTCCTCAGGTTGGAGCTGCTCCTTTGATGGCACCCCAGTCAATGATGTATACACAGCCTGGTCTAAGGCCAACAAATCCTTTTGCACCTGTTTCTGAAACTCAG ATACAGTTTATGTAG
- the LOC116793890 gene encoding phosphatidylinositol-binding clathrin assembly protein isoform X5, protein MMSGQSITDRITAAQHSVTGSAVAKAVCKATTHEVMGPKKKHLDYLIQCTNEMNVNIPQLADTLFERTANSSWVVVFKALITTHHLMMYGNERFIQYLASRNTLFNLNNYLDKSAMQGYDMSTFIRRYSRYLNEKALSYRLVAVDFTKMKRGIDGVMRTMNPEKLLKTLPIIQNQLDALLDFDANPNELTNGVINAAFMLLFKDSIRLFAAYNEGIINLLERYFDMKKNQCKEGLDIYKKFLARMTKLSEFLKVAEQVGIDQGDIPDLTQAPSSLLEALEQHLASVEGKKTKEVSAASRASALSSAVSSLANTGMSFSRMDEKEKQQALEEEQVRLQALKEQRLREISVVSNSTSTSASPSTLSGKSVNTTVAVDLFAAPAPTTNSMPNLSSDLFDLQPAFVPTVQSTPAISTSASSAWGGFPLHSAPPNTTSSTINVDFDAVFGGKSSAPEYRTASDDVLQPTVPPQSQRATVASQQSGKILANDLDSSLANLVGNLGFGGTPSKKSDMQWSQPTEKKLTGGTNWQAKTSTSTTWNPTPLPTIPHMNGVHYPGYVPAPITYPLTTPQVPVYGMVPPQVGAAPLMAPQSMMYTQPGLRPTNPFAPVSETQIQFM, encoded by the exons ATGATGTCGGGGCAGTCGATCACCGACCGCATCACGGCGGCGCAGCACAGCGTGACCGGCTCGGCCGTGGCCAAGGCTGTGTGCAAGGCGACGACCCACGAGGTGATGGGCCCCAAGAAGAAGCACCTGGACT ATCTAATACAGTGCACAAATGAAATGAATGTGAATATTCCACAGTTGGCAGACACACTCTTTGAGAGAACTGCAAACAGTAGCTGGGTTGTAGTGTTCAAAGCTCTAATTACAACACACCACCTCATGATGTATGGAAACGAG CGCTTTATCCAGTATCTTGCATCCCGAAATACTTTGTTCAACTTAAATAACTACCTGGACAAAAGTGCCATGCAGG GCTATGATATGTCTACCTTCATTAGGCGATACAGCAGATACTTGAATGAAAAAGCACTTTCATATAGACTTGTAGCAGTTGACTTCACCAAAATGAAAAGAGG GATAGATGGAGTGATGAGAACTATGAATCCTGAAAAGCTTCTGAAAACCCTTCCAATCATACAGAACCAGCTTGATGCACTCCTTGATTTTGAT GCAAATCCAAATGAACTAACAAATGGTGTTATAAATGCTGCCTTTATGCTCCTCTTTAAAGATTCCATTAGACTTTTTGCAGCATACAATGAAGGGATTATTAATCTTTTAG AAAGATATTTTGATATGAAGAAGAACCAGTGCAAAGAAGGCTTGGATATTTACAAAAAATTTCTCGCCAGAATGACCAAACTGTCAGAATTCCTCAAAGTAGCAGAG CAAGTTGGAATTGATCAGGGTGACATTCCAGATCTTACTCAG gCACCCAGTAGCTTGcttgaggcactggaacagcatTTGGCTTctgtggagggaaagaaaacaaaagaagtctctgctgccagcag AGCTAGTGCCCTATCCAGTGCTGTTTCCTCACTTGCCAATACAGGAATGTCATTCAGCAGGAtggatgagaaagaaaagcagcaggcaTTGGAGGAGGAACAAGTTAGACTGCAGGCCCTGAAG GAGCAGCGATTAAGAGAGATTTCTGTAGTATCAAATTCCACTTCCACATCAGCATCCCCAAGCACTTTATCAGGAAAAAGTGTGAATACCACTGTAGCTGTTGACCTCTTTGCTGCACCAGCACCCACAACAAATAG CATGCCCAACCTTTCTAGTGATCTTTTTGATCTTCAGCCTGCATTTGTTCCAACTGTGCAGAGTACTCCAGCTATATCAACATCAGCAAGCAGTGCTTGGGGAG gtttccCTCTTCATTCAGCTCCTCCAAATACCACCTCTTCAACAATTAATGTGGACTTTGATGCTGTTTTTGGAGGAAAATCTTCAGCACCAGAGTACAGGACTGCAAGTG ATGATGTCTTGCAACCCACAGTACCACCACAAAGTCAAAGAGCCACTGTAGCCAGCCAGCAAAGTGGAAAAATTTTGGCAAATGACCTCGATTCTTCACTTGCTAATCTAGTAGGAA ATCTTGGCTTTGGAGGAACTCCATCCAAAAA gTCAGACATGCAGTGGTCCCAGCCTACAGAGAAAAAACTTACTGGTGGAACTAACTGGCAAGCAAAAACAAGCACATCAACCACATGGAACCCGACTCCCCTACCCACCATTCCACACATG AATGGAGTACACTATCCTGGATAT GTACCTGCTCCTATCACATACCCATTGACCACACCTCAAGTGCCTGTATATGGAATG GTACCTCCTCAGGTTGGAGCTGCTCCTTTGATGGCACCCCAGTCAATGATGTATACACAGCCTGGTCTAAGGCCAACAAATCCTTTTGCACCTGTTTCTGAAACTCAG ATACAGTTTATGTAG